GTTGCAAAAGATAGCTCACTTCAATGTTAGCGTGGCGATCATGAGAATCTTTAACTTCCGAACGTTTTCCAAACAGAGCATCGGCTTCATCAAATAATAGGATAGTGCCTCCACTTTCAGCCGCATCAAACACGCGGCGTAGGTTTTTTTCAGTTTCACCAATATATTTACTGACTACAGAGCTTAGATCAATTTTATACAAGTCTAATTGCAGAGTATTCGCAAGAACTTCGGCGGCTGTCGTTTTTCCTGTGCCACTGGGGCCGGAAAATAGGGCGCTGATGCCTAAACCGCGTCCACTTTTGCGCCGAAAGCCCCAATTTTCATAGACTTTTGCCCGTTGGCGTAGGTGAGCAGCCATGGTTTGCAAGGTTTGCATTTGAGTCTCAGGAAGCACTAGGTCATCCCAAGTTGCTTTGATTTCGATCCGTTGGGCGAGGTCGTCCATGCGGGGGCGGGCTTGTTGGCGGCAGGCTCTCCACAGTTCTTTAGTAATAGTTTCAGGGGGTTCACTGCGGTTTTTACTGAGGGTGTGGGCGCAGATCGTTTGAATTTGAGTACTGGTAAGGTTGAATTGGGAAATTAAGGTTTGCACTTGCCCGTTAAGTTCGATACCCCATGAATCGAGGTGAGTTTGCCAATATTGGGATTGTTGGGTCAGGGTGGGTTTGTGGACTTCAAGATTGATGATGGAGCGGTTGGGGATGGAGAGGCGATCGCTACTCGTCAGAATCACCGGTGTGCTAATCTCTTGAATGAGCTTAATGAGCGCTAAGTTTTGGTTCAGGGGAGTGGCAAGTTTATCGCAATTAATCAACAGCGCATACCCTTTGAGAAAGGCTTCTCGATGCCATAACCTCAGCAGTTGATGCACATCATGGGGACTAGAGGGCAGTTGAGCGGGATCGAGATGATGGAGGGTTAGATTAAGACTAGCAAATGCGGTGGTGGCGATCGCCTGTTTACTCCGACTATCTTCCCCACACAGTTGTACTAAAGGAAACTCTTTACCATTAGCAGCACCCACCCAAGTATCCACTAACGTTTGAATCAGTTCATGGTCATGTTCCATTAGCGATACCGAAAAGTCCAGCGATCCGATCAGAGCTTCGAGTGGCAACGGTTGAGTTTTGACTCCGGCTAAATAATGCAGAATACTCTCATCAATTCGCAGAGGACTCAGGGTAAACGACGGCCCCGCTCCCAGTTCAATTAAGCGCCAGTAGCGCAAGGGAGATTCCGGCGTTAAAGCGCTCCAATGGGGGCGATCTAAGAGTTTAAGGGCTAACCCAAATGTTGGGTAAGATTTCTGAGCTATTCCTTGGAGCTGACTTAACCAGTCTAAAAACTGTTCATCTAATTCTGCACCCGCACATAACAGTAAAATATCCCGTTCAAAACTCGACAGATTAAACGTACTGCACAGTTGATCGAGGGCAAATTGAGAGTCTTCTAAATCAGGAATCGATTCACCTTCCTCGGTGACTGTTTCTGCTGGACTATCCCGACTAATTTTTTCATTAATCCTGGCTTGCAGTTTGGCTAACCCTTGGATTAAATCCTGTTGATTTTCATTTTGCCAAGTGTAGTTTAATAAATCAGTCATGGCTTAATAAAAATTGAGTTAGCAATTTGGACATAAGGATAGTTGATAATCTTATAGCGCTTTGCGCTAGGGAATAGGTAATAGGGAATAGGGTTGTGGTATATGGCTGTGTAAAACGGTACCTTGAAGGGGATATTGACCAGAAGAATTTGGGGATACAGTTAGTTCTTTAGACTGTTCTAAGATAATCACCTCTACCGCTTCTCCAGCTTCAAACGGTAATCCTTCAAGCAGTAAGGTTCCATCTTCTTTCAGGATAGCGGTGAGTTTGTATGCGTTCATTATGTTAGCTCCAGATGTTATGTTATGGAATCATTCCAATGTGAGAATGGGGCCAATATATTGTTCATAGGTGGGACTATTGGGATCGAGATCCACATCCAATAAGCTCTCTGCGCCATCAACTTGAATACGAACAAAATAGTCTCCCGGTTGTACATTGCTAATGGGAATAACTGGAGTGCGGGTATTTTCCCGAATGGGGGTACTGTTGAAGAGATAGGCGATCGCATTTTCGCTAGAGTATTCATTGAGCATGAGCACCACTCGCTGTCCCAAACCGATGGTGAGGTTCGTGCGAATAATGACTTGACCCAAGCGGCGGTCTTCTTCTGTTCCTTCAATGTCTATCAGTTCATAACCCAGAAAACTCGGACGCACTACAAAGGGAAAAACATTAGACTCAACTTTTTGAACCGGTTCAGTTGTCGTACTAGGACGGGGAGGACGGCGACCATTTTGAGAGGGAAGGGAGGGCAATTGGGGATGGATCACTTGCAGGGATTGGACTCCAGCCCGTAGATGGGTATTGGGAACCAGACGCAGGGGAAGGCTTAATTCTGTGTCGTTGATGATTTGGGGAGTGACTTCGGCTTGATTGATCCGAACTTGGGCGATCGAATGGGAGAGGAATCGACCGCGAATGCGGAGGGTGCTATTGGCTAAAATAGGCATATACTTGCCTGTGGTATTGATCACTTGATCGACCACAGGTTGTTTCGGGAAGGGGCCGCCAATCATGCGGCGATCGCGCACGGGTAGTGAAGATTTGGCTGATATATCGCTTTCAATCAGAATCACACTGATTTTATAGACCACAGATAAAGCATGGGGAGTCTGAAAAAAGACTGACCAAATTTTCGAGAGTTCATCCGTAGAAACAGAGATAAATTCCGTCCGAATTTGCTCAATTTGATCGGCTAAATCCGACCCTTCTAAGTAATCAAATGTCGGATCATTAATCGTTTCCTGAATCATCTGAGGTGTAAAAACCAACTGATCTTCTAACGCACGAGCCACACACCCTAAAAGTCGTTGCGGTTCTAATTCAGCATCATTACCGTAACAAGAAATCACGTAAAATAAATCTAGAGCTGCTTGCCTGCGCTTAACCATATCTCCCCGTCGTTGAAAGTTGGGAGTGTCTTGATTGGTTAAAGCCGGATTGCGTTTGATGTGATATAGGTATAGATTCACCCCAGTTTCTGGGATACCGCCCCCTGCACCATCAGGGCGGACTGTGGTTACCCTAGAACCATCTACATCCGTTTGTATCGCTTGCTGAATAATGCGCTGCATGGTCGCTGTGGCCGTGGCGATCGCTAAATAATTAGCCATTCAATTCACTCACTCGCTTCACTGCTCTGTCCATTCTGGAGTCAGACCCTGCTCCAGAATAACGTAATGGGGTCTTAGCGGCTATCTTAACTTAGGATTAGCCATTCCTCTATACATTAATTTTTGTTGTTTTTTATTGATGTTTATCAGACATTTATTATCTCTTTATAAGATAAGTTAAGTTGTGTAAATCTTCAAGAAAAACCCTTAAAAAAGTAGTCATCAATCCCTCGGTTATTGTATGGTGGCACTATCGTGGTTTAAGAGTTTATTTGAGGAAACCTATCTCCCTAATTCTTTGATTTTTATATCCAAATTTGGATAAAGTCATCTCTTAGCCCATTTATTAACCAGAATTCTCCACAGTAATTTGGTATTCGGAAGGAATCCACTATGGCGAGACTTGATTATTACGCTCCCGGTGTTTATATCGAAGAAGTCAATCGCGGCAGTCGTCCCATTGAGGGAGTCCCGACTGCCGTAGGAGGCTTCGTTGGTTTTACCGAGGACATCCGAGGTGGCGCAGAACCGTTTAAACCGATGTTGGTCACCACTTGGGATCAATATCTGCAATATTTTGGCCGACCTAACTCCGACGGGTTTACCGACTTTGGGGCCTACTTACCGCTAAGTGTCTATGGATGGTTCCTCAATGGCGGTGGTCGCTGTTGGGTTGTTAGTATTGGCACTCGCTTACCCGGTTCCCCAGAACCAGAAGCAACAGAAACCGGAACCAGTATTATGAACCGGGGAAACCGACCTTCCCTAAAATTCTCTATCCGTCCAGGTTCTGACCTCACCACTACCGATAATGGCTCGATCAATGCCATGCTCGTACCTGTGGATCGCTCCGTTCGGGTGCAAATTATGGATGGAGAACCCAAACCCCCACCATCGAGTACGAGTTCTTCAAGTGCAAGTTCTTCAAGTACGACCGAGAGTACCTCCAGTACGACCGAGAGTACCTCCAGTACGACCGAGAGTACCTCCAGTACAACCATTCCCGCGAATACAGGCGAATTTTTCAGTGTAGTCATCGCCCAAGGAGATGAAGAACTCGAACGGTTTGAAAACCTGACCATGAATCCCCAAATTGATTCCTCCGTGGCTACCTATGTGGTGACAGCCCTAGAAGAATCAGAATATATTGCTGCTATAGACCTATCCATCAGTGGCTCTCCCCTAGCCCGACGACCCAGTAATGGATTGTATGAAATCAGCCCTCCCATAGTGATGCCTTCTCCTGACCGCTTCTCCCAACATATTGAAGGGGTAAGAGATGACCGTACAGGTGTTCGAGGACTCTTCGAGATTGACGAAGTCACGATCATGGCTTGTCCCGATCTAATGAAAGTCTATGAAACGGGCCTGATTAACATCGACCAACTGCACGGGATTATGGATGTAATGGTCAGCCTCTGTGAAGGAGC
This portion of the Roseofilum reptotaenium CS-1145 genome encodes:
- a CDS encoding DUF4255 domain-containing protein produces the protein MANYLAIATATATMQRIIQQAIQTDVDGSRVTTVRPDGAGGGIPETGVNLYLYHIKRNPALTNQDTPNFQRRGDMVKRRQAALDLFYVISCYGNDAELEPQRLLGCVARALEDQLVFTPQMIQETINDPTFDYLEGSDLADQIEQIRTEFISVSTDELSKIWSVFFQTPHALSVVYKISVILIESDISAKSSLPVRDRRMIGGPFPKQPVVDQVINTTGKYMPILANSTLRIRGRFLSHSIAQVRINQAEVTPQIINDTELSLPLRLVPNTHLRAGVQSLQVIHPQLPSLPSQNGRRPPRPSTTTEPVQKVESNVFPFVVRPSFLGYELIDIEGTEEDRRLGQVIIRTNLTIGLGQRVVLMLNEYSSENAIAYLFNSTPIRENTRTPVIPISNVQPGDYFVRIQVDGAESLLDVDLDPNSPTYEQYIGPILTLE
- a CDS encoding ATP-binding protein; protein product: MTDLLNYTWQNENQQDLIQGLAKLQARINEKISRDSPAETVTEEGESIPDLEDSQFALDQLCSTFNLSSFERDILLLCAGAELDEQFLDWLSQLQGIAQKSYPTFGLALKLLDRPHWSALTPESPLRYWRLIELGAGPSFTLSPLRIDESILHYLAGVKTQPLPLEALIGSLDFSVSLMEHDHELIQTLVDTWVGAANGKEFPLVQLCGEDSRSKQAIATTAFASLNLTLHHLDPAQLPSSPHDVHQLLRLWHREAFLKGYALLINCDKLATPLNQNLALIKLIQEISTPVILTSSDRLSIPNRSIINLEVHKPTLTQQSQYWQTHLDSWGIELNGQVQTLISQFNLTSTQIQTICAHTLSKNRSEPPETITKELWRACRQQARPRMDDLAQRIEIKATWDDLVLPETQMQTLQTMAAHLRQRAKVYENWGFRRKSGRGLGISALFSGPSGTGKTTAAEVLANTLQLDLYKIDLSSVVSKYIGETEKNLRRVFDAAESGGTILLFDEADALFGKRSEVKDSHDRHANIEVSYLLQRMEAYQGLAILTTNLKGALDNAFMRRIRFIVPFNFPDIKQRAEIWRRIFPPETPTQDLDMNKLAKLSISGGNIRNIALNAAFLAAENDETVQMKHILQAAKSEYVKLEKPLLDSEVKGWIAKP
- a CDS encoding phage tail sheath family protein — protein: MARLDYYAPGVYIEEVNRGSRPIEGVPTAVGGFVGFTEDIRGGAEPFKPMLVTTWDQYLQYFGRPNSDGFTDFGAYLPLSVYGWFLNGGGRCWVVSIGTRLPGSPEPEATETGTSIMNRGNRPSLKFSIRPGSDLTTTDNGSINAMLVPVDRSVRVQIMDGEPKPPPSSTSSSSASSSSTTESTSSTTESTSSTTESTSSTTIPANTGEFFSVVIAQGDEELERFENLTMNPQIDSSVATYVVTALEESEYIAAIDLSISGSPLARRPSNGLYEISPPIVMPSPDRFSQHIEGVRDDRTGVRGLFEIDEVTIMACPDLMKVYETGLINIDQLHGIMDVMVSLCEGAADGDIPNAPNRMVILDPPPDRVKPQQISRWLREEFNRRSQFAALYYPWIRVPNPRNAGRPVAIPPSGYMAGVWSRNDETRGVYKAPANEVPRGVIGLAYDCNFREQELLNPAGINCIRPFPNRGIRVWGARTLVEPDNIQWRYINVRRLMSYIEKSIENGMQWVVFEPNDEDLWQRVKRTITSFLTDLWRAGALMGGSPAEAFYVKCDSDINTPQSMMLGRLYVEVGIAPVRPAEFVIFRISQWTAEGEG